The following proteins are co-located in the Castanea sativa cultivar Marrone di Chiusa Pesio chromosome 8, ASM4071231v1 genome:
- the LOC142608240 gene encoding germin-like protein subfamily 1 member 20 — MFPIPHQSKNTQNTTQQERTSNMMKLVIVAILALATTLVSAYDPSPLQDFCVAINNTDSAVFVNGQFCKDPATVVANDFFFSGLNIPGNTAANKLGSNVNLVSVNNFPGLNTLGISLARIDFAPYGLNPPHTHPRGTELLVVIEGTLLVGFVTSNPNKLFTKVLNKGDVFVFPIGLIHFQFNIGETNALAFSGLSSQNPGLITIANAVFGSTPPINPDVLIKAFQLDKSVVDYLQKQF; from the exons ATGTTTCCCATCCCTCACCAAAGCAAGAATACGCAAAATACTACACAACAAGAGAGAACCTCAAATATGATGAAACTTGTAATTGTGGCCATTCTGGCTTTGGCAACCACCCTTGTTTCAGCTTATGACCCTAGTCCTTTGCAAGACTTTTGTGTCGCAATTAACAACACCGATTCTGCTG TGTTTGTGAATGGACAATTTTGCAAGGACCCAGCAACTGTCGTAGCCAACGATTTTTTCTTCTCCGGGCTCAATATTCCTGGAAACACAGCTGCAAATAAACTTGGATCAAATGTCAATCTTGTGAGCGTCAACAATTTTCCAGGTCTCAACACTCTTGGCATATCTTTGGCTCGCATTGACTTTGCACCATATGGCCTGAATCCACCTCACACTCACCCTCGCGGCACTGAGCTTTTGGTAGTCATAGAGGGTACTCTCTTAGTTGGATTTGTCACGTCCAACCCAAACAAACTCTTCACCAAAGTTCTAAACAAGGGAGACGTCTTTGTATTTCCAATTGGACTGATTCACTTCCAATTCAACATAGGGGAGACCAATGCTCTGGCCTTTTCTGGTCTCAGCAGTCAAAATCCCGGGCTAATCACCATAGCAAATGCAGTCTTCGGATCAACTCCTCCCATCAATCCTGACGTTCTCATCAAGGCCTTCCAATTGGACAAGAGTGTGGTTGATTATCTTCAAAAACAATTCTAG